A part of Acipenser ruthenus chromosome 48, fAciRut3.2 maternal haplotype, whole genome shotgun sequence genomic DNA contains:
- the LOC131721162 gene encoding phospholipid scramblase 2-like isoform X1 — MSGPGYPPPNQPPYPVPQPGGYSVPPYPMAQPGYGDPTQPAPPPGFSVYPQPGGYQPSPQPQPGGYQGPPPHGYQPSPQPQPGAPPPHGYQPAPIAQPGGYQPGPLSPPHGYQPAPTNPGPSPAHDPHNKVTPYSAVPIGVPPGLEYLTQIDQILVHQKVELLEAFIGFETNNKYEIKNSMGQKIYKATEKNDCCTRNCCGSLRHFNMKITDNNDQEVIHLVRPYKCASCWCPCCLQELEVQAPRGTTIGYVVQTWHPFLPKFSIQNASRETVMRVVGPCFACNCCGDINFELKTKDESASVGRISKQWSGLLKEVFTDTDNFGIQFPLDLDVKMKAVLLGACFLIDFMFFEKTGEMSQRNTVLS, encoded by the exons ATGTCTGGCCCTG GTTACCCACCTCCGAACCAGCCCCCGTACCCAGTTCCACAGCCCGGGGGATACTCTGTGCCCCCCTACCCCATGGCTCAGCCCGGATATGGAGATCCTACCCAGCCCGCCCCCCCTCCAGGATTCAGTGTCTACCCTCAGCCCGGGGGCTACCAGCCTTCCCCTCAACCTCAGCCTGGGGGCTACCAAGGCCCCCCTCCCCATGGCTACCAGCCCTCCCCTCAACCTCAGCCTGGGGCCCCCCCTCCCCATGGCTACCAGCCTGCCCCTATCGCACAACCCGGGGGCTACCAACCAGGTCCGCTGAGCCCCCCACACGGGTACCAGCCTGCCCCCACCAATCCTGGGCCCTCCCCGGCACACGATCCCCACAACAAGGTCACCCCCTACTCTGCCGTGCCCATCGGCGTGCCCCCAGGACTGGAGTACCTCACACAG atCGATCAGATCCTGGTTCACCAGAAGGTTGAACTCCTTGAAG CATTCATCGGCTTCGAGACCAACAACAAATACGAAATCAAGAACAGCATGGGCCAGAAGATCTACAAGGCCACCGAGAAGAACGACTGCTGCACACGCAACTGCTGCGGCTCCCTGCGCCACTTCAACATGAAGATCACCGACAACAACGACCAGGAGGTCATCCACCTGGTGCGGCCCTACAAGTGCGCCAGCTGCTGGTGCCCCTGCTGCTTGCAAGAG TTGGAGGTTCAGGCTCCGCGGGGCACCACGATTGGCTACGTGGTTCAGACGTGGCACCCCTTCCTGCCCAAGTTCTCCATTCAGAACGCCTCGAGGGAGACCGTCATGAGGGTGGTGGGGCCCTGCTTCGCCTGCAACTGCTGCGGAGACATCAACTTCGAG TTGAAGACGAAGGACGAGAGTGCCAGTGTGGGTCGGATCAGTAAGCAGTGGAGCGGGCTGCTGAAGGAGGTCTTCACCGACACGGATAACTTCGGGATTCAGTTTCCCCTGGATCTGGACGTGAAGATGAAGGCGGTGCTGCTGGGAGCCTGCTTCCTCATC GACTTCATGTTCTTCGAGAAGACTGGAGAAATGTCCCAGCGCAACACCGTCCTCTCCTGA
- the LOC131721162 gene encoding phospholipid scramblase 2-like isoform X2, which translates to MAQPGYGDPTQPAPPPGFSVYPQPGGYQPSPQPQPGGYQGPPPHGYQPSPQPQPGAPPPHGYQPAPIAQPGGYQPGPLSPPHGYQPAPTNPGPSPAHDPHNKVTPYSAVPIGVPPGLEYLTQIDQILVHQKVELLEAFIGFETNNKYEIKNSMGQKIYKATEKNDCCTRNCCGSLRHFNMKITDNNDQEVIHLVRPYKCASCWCPCCLQELEVQAPRGTTIGYVVQTWHPFLPKFSIQNASRETVMRVVGPCFACNCCGDINFELKTKDESASVGRISKQWSGLLKEVFTDTDNFGIQFPLDLDVKMKAVLLGACFLIDFMFFEKTGEMSQRNTVLS; encoded by the exons ATGGCTCAGCCCGGATATGGAGATCCTACCCAGCCCGCCCCCCCTCCAGGATTCAGTGTCTACCCTCAGCCCGGGGGCTACCAGCCTTCCCCTCAACCTCAGCCTGGGGGCTACCAAGGCCCCCCTCCCCATGGCTACCAGCCCTCCCCTCAACCTCAGCCTGGGGCCCCCCCTCCCCATGGCTACCAGCCTGCCCCTATCGCACAACCCGGGGGCTACCAACCAGGTCCGCTGAGCCCCCCACACGGGTACCAGCCTGCCCCCACCAATCCTGGGCCCTCCCCGGCACACGATCCCCACAACAAGGTCACCCCCTACTCTGCCGTGCCCATCGGCGTGCCCCCAGGACTGGAGTACCTCACACAG atCGATCAGATCCTGGTTCACCAGAAGGTTGAACTCCTTGAAG CATTCATCGGCTTCGAGACCAACAACAAATACGAAATCAAGAACAGCATGGGCCAGAAGATCTACAAGGCCACCGAGAAGAACGACTGCTGCACACGCAACTGCTGCGGCTCCCTGCGCCACTTCAACATGAAGATCACCGACAACAACGACCAGGAGGTCATCCACCTGGTGCGGCCCTACAAGTGCGCCAGCTGCTGGTGCCCCTGCTGCTTGCAAGAG TTGGAGGTTCAGGCTCCGCGGGGCACCACGATTGGCTACGTGGTTCAGACGTGGCACCCCTTCCTGCCCAAGTTCTCCATTCAGAACGCCTCGAGGGAGACCGTCATGAGGGTGGTGGGGCCCTGCTTCGCCTGCAACTGCTGCGGAGACATCAACTTCGAG TTGAAGACGAAGGACGAGAGTGCCAGTGTGGGTCGGATCAGTAAGCAGTGGAGCGGGCTGCTGAAGGAGGTCTTCACCGACACGGATAACTTCGGGATTCAGTTTCCCCTGGATCTGGACGTGAAGATGAAGGCGGTGCTGCTGGGAGCCTGCTTCCTCATC GACTTCATGTTCTTCGAGAAGACTGGAGAAATGTCCCAGCGCAACACCGTCCTCTCCTGA
- the LOC131721163 gene encoding non-receptor tyrosine-protein kinase TNK1-like produces the protein MMSGMSRSLESLVDINSKPPGKLNHTPHRKPPADSRGPGAPELEFRRLSDDPQHRPAPLNFMNHKDSLLNPNVRLRAGGVHPRERRPALSQVQGLWPAPHPGSNLVAMAPFARSTPQILDSMEQKQRPPPATANDSRKSAILQVQEAVHGVTLEECRDALRIHNGDPLRAAQYLKTENLYHMGRRSREDCQRILVRFQWNLQAASRYMMRDRQGS, from the exons ATGATGTCAG GGATGTCCAGGAGTTTGGAATCGCTGGTCGATATTAACAGTAAACCTCCAGGGAAGTTAAATCATACGCCCCACAGGAAACCTCCCGCAGACTCCCGGGGTCCGGGAGCCCCAGAACTAGAGTTCCGCCGGCTGAGCGATGACCCCCAACATCGGCCCGCTCCGCTCAACTTCATGAACCACAAGGATTCCCTCCTGAACCCCAACGTCAGGCTGCGCGCAGGGGGGGTACACCCCAGGGAACGCAGGCCAGCTCTCAGTCAAGTCCAGGGCCTGTGGCCTGCCCCGCACCCAGGCAGTAACCTGGTGGCGATGGCGCCCTTCGCTCGCTCCACCCCCCAGATCCTCGACAGCATGGAACAGAAGCAACGGCCGCCCCCGGCAACCGCTAACGACTCCCGCAAATCAGCGATCCTGCAG GTCCAGGAGGCAGTGCACGGAGTCACACTGGAGGAGTGTCGAGACGCCCTGAGAATTCACAACGGGGATCCACTGAGAGCAGCACAGTACCTGAAG acggAAAACTTGTATCACATGGGTCGACGTTCCCGAGAGGATTGTCAGCGCATCCTGGTTCGCTTCCAGTGGAACCTGCAGGCCGCGAGTCGCTACATGATGAGAGACCGACAGGGGTCCTAA